In one window of Tenacibaculum mesophilum DNA:
- a CDS encoding efflux RND transporter periplasmic adaptor subunit, which produces MKKYIIYIGVLIAGIFLGWLLFGGGPSKSEAAHDHTAVEKGKMWTCSMHPQIMQTEPGDCPICGMDLIPAEAGAEGLAANQFKLTKNALALANVQTTVIGNVMSADNTITLSGKIAENEKSNAVQVSYFAGRIERLNVNFTGEKISKGQLLATVYSPELVKAQQELLTAASVKENQPALYKAVRNKLKLWKLSENQINQIEKTGKVKENFPVYATVSGTVSEKLVEQGDYVSQGQVLLKIANLNSVWANFDVYENQISNFKVGQNISITTNAYPNKVFNAKVSFIDPVMNPETRTITMRAVLNNNKGKFKPAMFVTGKVEATGKQTEQQLSIPVTAVLWTGKRSVVYVKPDASKPVFEMREVVLGRRAGESYLVEKELKSGEEIVTNGVFTIDASAQLQGKKSMMNHTKEIMESFSTSKKFKEQLQKAYKAYIVLKDALVKTDANAAKISAGNLQKALTSVDMKLLTNEEAHKQWMQLVPALKSSNAEIGKTTDVSAQRKYFKVLSEHFIIAVQSFGINEVTYKQYCPMADSDKGAYWLSKEKQVLNPYFGEGMLKCGEVKEIITNN; this is translated from the coding sequence ATGAAAAAATATATAATCTATATAGGAGTTTTAATCGCTGGGATATTTTTAGGATGGCTACTTTTTGGTGGAGGTCCCTCAAAAAGTGAGGCAGCTCATGACCATACTGCAGTAGAAAAAGGTAAAATGTGGACATGCTCTATGCACCCACAAATTATGCAAACAGAACCAGGAGATTGTCCTATTTGTGGAATGGATTTAATCCCTGCGGAAGCAGGAGCTGAAGGACTAGCTGCAAATCAGTTTAAATTGACTAAAAATGCATTGGCACTAGCAAATGTACAAACTACTGTGATTGGTAATGTTATGAGTGCAGATAATACAATTACACTATCAGGAAAAATAGCAGAAAACGAAAAGTCGAATGCAGTACAAGTGAGTTATTTTGCAGGAAGGATAGAACGTTTAAACGTGAACTTTACAGGAGAAAAAATAAGTAAAGGTCAGTTGTTGGCAACAGTATATTCTCCTGAATTGGTAAAAGCACAGCAAGAATTATTAACAGCAGCGTCAGTAAAAGAAAATCAGCCAGCATTGTATAAAGCAGTTAGAAATAAGCTAAAATTGTGGAAGCTGTCTGAAAACCAAATTAATCAAATTGAAAAAACAGGGAAAGTCAAAGAAAACTTTCCTGTGTATGCTACAGTTTCTGGTACAGTATCAGAAAAACTAGTAGAACAAGGAGATTATGTAAGTCAAGGACAGGTCTTATTGAAAATAGCTAATTTGAATTCAGTATGGGCAAACTTTGATGTATATGAGAATCAAATCAGTAATTTTAAAGTAGGTCAAAATATATCGATTACTACGAATGCGTATCCGAATAAAGTTTTTAATGCTAAAGTTTCATTTATAGATCCTGTTATGAACCCAGAAACCAGAACTATAACCATGCGTGCCGTGTTAAATAACAACAAAGGAAAGTTTAAACCAGCTATGTTTGTTACAGGAAAGGTGGAAGCTACAGGAAAGCAAACAGAACAACAATTAAGTATTCCGGTTACAGCAGTTTTATGGACAGGAAAACGTTCAGTTGTATACGTAAAGCCTGACGCAAGTAAACCAGTTTTTGAAATGCGAGAAGTGGTATTAGGAAGAAGAGCAGGAGAGAGCTATTTAGTAGAGAAAGAGTTGAAGTCAGGAGAAGAGATTGTTACGAATGGTGTGTTCACAATTGATGCATCAGCACAATTACAAGGGAAGAAGTCAATGATGAATCATACAAAAGAGATTATGGAATCTTTTAGTACATCAAAAAAGTTTAAAGAGCAATTGCAAAAAGCTTATAAAGCCTACATTGTCTTAAAAGATGCTTTGGTAAAAACTGATGCAAATGCAGCAAAAATAAGTGCAGGCAACCTACAAAAAGCCTTAACATCGGTTGATATGAAGTTGTTAACGAATGAAGAAGCTCATAAGCAGTGGATGCAATTAGTTCCTGCGCTAAAGTCAAGCAATGCAGAAATTGGAAAAACTACTGATGTAAGTGCTCAGCGAAAGTATTTTAAAGTATTATCAGAGCATTTTATTATAGCAGTTCAATCTTTTGGAATAAATGAGGTTACCTATAAACAATACTGTCCTATGGCAGATAGTGATAAAGGAGCTTATTGGTTAAGTAAAGAAAAACAAGTGTTAAATCCGTATTTTGGTGAGGGTATGCTAAAATGTGGTGAAGTAAAAGAAATAATTACTAATAATTAA
- a CDS encoding heavy-metal-associated domain-containing protein gives MKKVILGVAMLATIGLVSCKNEAKKETETKEVQTEQTTTQEVAMTTTTFGVRGNCGMCKSTIEKAVNGIDGVASADWDKVRKQINVSFDDSKTNVDAIHNAIAASGYDTDKVAGNEEAYGNLPGCCQYDHGMEMSLKGEVKADETSNH, from the coding sequence ATGAAAAAAGTAATCTTAGGAGTAGCTATGTTGGCTACAATTGGTTTAGTAAGTTGTAAAAACGAAGCTAAAAAAGAAACAGAAACAAAAGAAGTACAAACAGAGCAAACAACTACTCAGGAAGTAGCAATGACTACTACAACTTTTGGAGTAAGAGGTAACTGTGGAATGTGTAAAAGTACTATCGAAAAAGCTGTAAATGGTATAGATGGAGTAGCGTCAGCAGATTGGGATAAAGTAAGAAAGCAAATCAACGTATCTTTTGATGACTCTAAAACAAATGTAGATGCAATTCATAATGCTATTGCAGCTTCAGGATATGATACTGATAAGGTAGCAGGAAATGAAGAAGCTTATGGAAACTTACCAGGATGTTGTCAATATGATCATGGAATGGAAATGAGCTTAAAAGGTGAAGTAAAAGCAGACGAAACGTCTAACCACTAA
- a CDS encoding YdeI/OmpD-associated family protein codes for MEKVDKYIEKIKNWKEETKLLRQICLDCGLEEDFKWMHPCYTFQGKNIVLIHGFKDYCALLFHKGALLKDTNEVLIQQTENVQSARQIRFTKPEEIVVIAKTIKEYIFEAIAVEKAGLKVETKKTSEFEMVSEFKETLKENSDLQKAFEGLTPGRQRSYLLYFSKAKQSKTRLSRIEKSIPKMFQGKGHNER; via the coding sequence ATGGAGAAAGTAGATAAATACATAGAAAAAATAAAAAACTGGAAAGAAGAAACAAAGCTGTTACGACAAATTTGCTTGGACTGTGGTCTTGAAGAAGATTTTAAATGGATGCATCCTTGTTATACCTTTCAAGGAAAAAATATTGTATTGATTCATGGTTTTAAAGATTATTGTGCACTACTTTTTCATAAAGGCGCATTGTTAAAAGATACAAACGAGGTTTTAATTCAACAAACAGAAAATGTACAATCTGCTCGTCAAATTAGGTTTACAAAGCCAGAAGAAATAGTTGTTATAGCAAAAACGATTAAAGAATATATTTTTGAAGCGATAGCAGTTGAAAAAGCAGGTTTAAAGGTGGAAACTAAGAAAACTTCAGAATTTGAAATGGTAAGTGAGTTTAAAGAAACCCTAAAAGAAAACTCAGATTTACAAAAAGCTTTCGAAGGCTTAACACCAGGAAGACAAAGAAGTTACTTACTGTATTTTTCTAAAGCTAAACAATCAAAAACACGTTTGTCAAGAATAGAAAAGTCCATACCTAAAATGTTCCAAGGTAAA